The following proteins come from a genomic window of Candidatus Woesearchaeota archaeon:
- a CDS encoding amino acid permease, which translates to MAELKRSLGFITILALSISSMVGTGLFIGPALGAYYAGNASLIAWIIMSVVSIYIALCFSELVSLFPKAGGVYEFAKQTYGRFTSFLVGWTAWLTENITTTLLIVTAINYLTPTQFPLIYKIIISLIFIIILNIIAYLGLEASSATMIFFAAITVGLVSLFVILSFFHLNIGNFSPFFTKPPVSILITIFFIAETFFGWEAATYLAEETKNPEKAIPRALLWSTAIMGVVGVLTAFALLGVFSAEKLSTFPAPINNLSLLLFGRFGDYISGIGVYLILIGSAASGIIAGPRLILALARDKLFPSGFAKIHEKYKTPYKAVIFQTVVSIIVVFLAIGLYEKILSLLVPLVILMYILIILAIPILRIKKANLRRTFKVPFAKIGTAIISLFFLAIILSWLFSSKDAWNSLFTALSLLALGIPLYFLLELYYDPGMIRKIEDAFAYLTLWTEKLSLPLSARKQIISIIGSTKGKTMLEFGCNVGTLTMHLAEEVGKDGRIYATDISERDLRITGNRLRKKGHKHVTLIHDPHHAERVHPNVPKVDVVVSVGMLSYVQKVKNVLMQLNKRMKKGDKICFVEYDKFFYIIPTKEWIRNNVKIKEVFRDSGFNVAVIRKGGLFWEYVYIYGVKERNVVS; encoded by the coding sequence ATGGCAGAATTAAAGCGATCCCTTGGATTCATCACAATCCTGGCCTTATCGATCAGCTCCATGGTGGGCACTGGCTTGTTTATCGGTCCGGCTTTAGGAGCCTATTATGCAGGGAATGCCTCTTTGATTGCATGGATCATAATGTCTGTTGTTTCGATCTATATTGCACTCTGCTTCTCTGAGCTTGTCTCATTATTCCCAAAAGCTGGCGGAGTCTATGAATTTGCAAAACAGACTTATGGAAGATTTACCTCTTTTCTGGTCGGATGGACAGCATGGCTCACTGAGAACATAACAACAACACTGCTTATTGTTACTGCAATAAATTATCTCACGCCAACGCAATTTCCTTTGATTTACAAGATCATAATCAGCCTGATCTTCATAATCATCCTGAACATAATAGCCTATCTCGGCCTGGAAGCAAGCTCTGCAACAATGATCTTCTTTGCCGCGATAACTGTCGGCCTTGTTTCATTATTTGTCATATTGTCTTTCTTCCATCTGAACATTGGAAATTTCTCGCCTTTCTTTACAAAGCCGCCAGTTTCAATATTAATAACAATATTTTTCATTGCAGAAACATTCTTTGGCTGGGAAGCAGCAACTTATCTGGCAGAAGAAACAAAAAACCCTGAAAAGGCAATTCCCAGGGCATTGCTCTGGTCAACTGCAATAATGGGTGTGGTCGGCGTATTGACGGCATTTGCATTGCTCGGTGTTTTTTCAGCTGAAAAGCTTTCAACATTCCCTGCTCCTATAAACAACCTCTCGCTTCTGCTTTTCGGCAGATTCGGGGATTACATAAGCGGGATTGGGGTTTATCTCATACTTATCGGATCAGCAGCATCAGGCATAATAGCCGGCCCAAGGCTGATACTTGCGCTTGCCCGAGACAAGCTTTTTCCTTCGGGGTTTGCAAAAATACATGAGAAATACAAAACTCCGTACAAGGCAGTCATATTCCAGACAGTTGTTTCGATAATAGTTGTTTTTCTGGCAATCGGCTTGTACGAAAAGATACTCTCGCTGCTTGTCCCGCTTGTTATCCTGATGTATATACTCATTATCCTGGCAATCCCGATATTAAGGATAAAAAAAGCCAATCTCAGGAGAACATTTAAAGTTCCATTTGCTAAAATAGGCACGGCCATTATAAGCCTGTTCTTCCTGGCGATTATTTTAAGCTGGCTCTTTTCATCAAAAGACGCCTGGAATTCCTTGTTCACTGCATTGTCGCTTCTTGCTCTAGGCATTCCGCTTTACTTCCTTCTGGAGCTTTATTATGATCCAGGCATGATAAGAAAAATAGAAGATGCATTTGCTTATCTGACATTATGGACGGAAAAACTTTCCCTTCCTCTCAGCGCAAGAAAACAAATAATAAGCATTATTGGCAGCACAAAAGGAAAAACAATGCTTGAATTCGGCTGCAATGTCGGAACATTGACAATGCACCTTGCAGAAGAAGTTGGAAAAGATGGAAGGATCTATGCAACAGACATCTCAGAAAGGGATCTGAGGATTACAGGAAACAGATTGAGAAAAAAAGGCCATAAGCACGTTACATTGATTCATGACCCGCATCATGCGGAAAGAGTGCATCCAAATGTTCCAAAAGTTGATGTTGTTGTTTCAGTCGGCATGCTCTCTTATGTCCAGAAAGTGAAAAACGTCTTAATGCAGCTCAACAAGAGGATGAAAAAAGGCGATAAAATCTGCTTTGTAGAATATGACAAGTTCTTCTATATAATCCCGACAAAGGAATGGATCAGGAATAATGTGAAAATAAAAGAAGTCTTCAGGGATTCCGGATTTAATGTCGCTGTGATCAGGAAGGGAGGATTGTTCTGGGAATATGTTTATATTTATGGCGTGAAGGAGAGGAATGTTGTCAGCTGA
- a CDS encoding diphthamide synthesis protein — translation MKTLFIAAKYKGEVKIDPKAFEKLPDRVGLVSSVQFLDRLKDIKKDFEKYGKKAIIGGQILGCDASAAKNIEKKVDAFLYIGDGAFHPIGIALKTKKAVFTYDPADNVFDKISDDEILKYKNRQKGAFLKYLSSTNIGIIVSTKPGQEKLKAALKLKDHLERKGKNAYIFTADNIDLNELEDFPFIECWVNTACPRLRDDFENTAKTIINLEEI, via the coding sequence ATGAAAACTCTTTTTATCGCAGCAAAATACAAAGGCGAGGTAAAGATTGATCCAAAGGCATTTGAAAAGCTGCCTGACAGGGTTGGCTTGGTCAGCTCAGTGCAGTTTCTTGACAGATTAAAGGATATTAAAAAAGATTTTGAAAAATACGGGAAAAAAGCAATTATCGGCGGCCAGATACTTGGCTGCGATGCTTCTGCTGCAAAAAACATTGAAAAAAAAGTTGATGCTTTTCTGTATATTGGAGATGGCGCTTTCCATCCTATAGGCATTGCATTGAAAACAAAGAAGGCTGTATTTACTTATGATCCTGCAGACAATGTTTTTGACAAGATAAGCGATGATGAAATCTTAAAATATAAAAACAGGCAGAAAGGCGCGTTTCTGAAATATCTGAGTTCAACAAATATCGGAATAATAGTTTCAACAAAGCCAGGGCAGGAAAAGTTAAAGGCAGCGTTAAAGCTAAAAGATCATTTGGAAAGGAAAGGAAAAAATGCATACATCTTCACCGCAGATAATATTGATCTTAACGAGCTTGAGGACTTTCCATTTATAGAGTGCTGGGTGAATACAGCATGCCCAAGATTAAGGGACGATTTCGAAAATACAGCAAAGACAATAATAAATTTAGAGGAAATATGA
- a CDS encoding peptidase U32 family protein, with protein sequence MKTPELLAPAGNWIMLRAAINAKADSIYFGLKQLNMRMTAGNFELNELKNIAAECRKNKIKAYLCLNTIIYDREIKELKNILRKAREAKIDAIICWDFSVVNECEKLNLPVHLSTQASMSNFEAVKALKSKFKNITRINLARELSLEQVKDIIKKIKQNKLNVEIECFIHGAMCVSISGRCFLSQHLFGKSANRGECLQPCRREYVVYDPEDKYKLKLGSSYVMSPKDLCALPFIDKLIEAGINAFKIEGRNRSPEYVKTAVECYKEAISNYKKLNEIKNKLLKKLKTAYNRGFSSGFYLGMPTAKDFADAYGSKATSKKEYVGKVLNFYKKSNVALIKVERLGFGINSELMFQGNKTGVVNEKAETILNDRNEKTNKAKKGSIVTIKLKNAVRENDKVYLIKHF encoded by the coding sequence ATGAAAACACCTGAACTTCTTGCGCCTGCTGGAAACTGGATAATGCTGAGGGCAGCAATAAATGCAAAAGCAGATTCAATATATTTTGGATTGAAGCAGCTGAATATGCGGATGACTGCAGGCAATTTTGAACTGAATGAATTAAAGAATATTGCTGCAGAATGCCGCAAGAATAAGATTAAGGCATATTTATGCCTGAACACGATTATTTATGACAGGGAGATAAAAGAATTAAAAAACATTTTAAGAAAAGCCAGGGAAGCAAAAATAGATGCGATAATCTGCTGGGATTTTTCTGTTGTGAATGAATGTGAAAAATTAAATCTGCCAGTTCATCTGTCAACACAGGCGTCAATGAGCAATTTTGAGGCAGTAAAGGCATTGAAAAGCAAGTTTAAAAATATAACCAGAATAAATCTTGCAAGGGAATTGAGCCTGGAGCAGGTAAAAGATATAATTAAAAAGATAAAACAAAATAAACTAAATGTTGAAATAGAGTGCTTCATCCACGGCGCAATGTGTGTCAGCATTTCCGGAAGATGCTTTTTAAGCCAGCATTTATTCGGCAAATCAGCGAATAGAGGCGAATGCCTGCAGCCATGCAGAAGGGAGTATGTTGTTTATGATCCTGAAGACAAATACAAATTAAAATTGGGAAGTAGCTATGTAATGAGTCCGAAAGATCTGTGCGCTTTGCCTTTTATTGACAAACTGATCGAAGCAGGAATCAATGCTTTCAAGATAGAGGGAAGAAACAGAAGCCCGGAGTATGTAAAAACGGCAGTAGAATGCTACAAAGAAGCAATAAGCAATTATAAAAAACTAAACGAAATAAAAAACAAGCTGCTGAAAAAGCTTAAAACAGCCTATAACCGCGGCTTTTCATCCGGGTTTTACCTCGGTATGCCGACTGCAAAGGACTTCGCAGATGCGTATGGCAGCAAAGCGACATCAAAGAAAGAGTATGTTGGCAAAGTTTTAAATTTTTATAAAAAAAGCAACGTTGCATTAATAAAAGTCGAAAGGCTTGGCTTTGGCATTAACAGCGAGCTTATGTTTCAGGGTAATAAAACAGGCGTTGTGAATGAAAAAGCTGAAACGATCCTGAATGACAGGAATGAAAAAACAAATAAAGCTAAAAAAGGCAGCATTGTGACAATAAAATTAAAAAATGCTGTAAGGGAGAATGATAAGGTTTATTTGATCAAACATTTCTGA
- a CDS encoding S8 family serine peptidase has product MKKDVNPNIAVFLILTIFTLVLSASIAHALKIDDEVDEKFKTNSEVDVIIKLKDDLNLDNFNINEKKEKRKNNQESVISEFSENELKANHRYSIVNSFSAKIKRSAFNKLKNNPDVEAIEYDHPMQIALSASAPQINATKLWGLTYNGTNLTGLGQTVCILDTGIQYTHPALGNCTNTTFLGGNCTKVLGGYDYVNTDWDPDDDNGHGTHVAGIVASMNDTYKGVANNASIIAVKVLNSAGTGTTANIIAGIDWCVNNASRYNITVISMSLGTSALYTSYCDDSYASMASSINSAIAANISVFAATGNNGNKTAIVSPACIQNTTSVGAVNSNDAISYNRNNITDVLAPGVSITSTYTTSGYATFSGTSMSTPHAAGAAALLRQYRKLETGASLTSLQVENALKIGKNITDSSGSNLNFTRIDLWPALASIDTNAPIITFVGPTPPNSTITKNSTVYINVTTNEILTSALLEWNNTNTTMNGTGTNFFFNKTITNGTFSYRVIGIDSFSNTGYSQTRSIQRNSSAAPSIDSFSPISNYSMLENSTLQFNISVSDADNDTLTFSWKFDAAENATTQNFTFYANFTSAGNHNLTAYVSDGDVTVYLYWNLTINNTNRVPSISNLNITPQNATKANNITCGYNYSDPDSDAESGTKIRWFLNNSVNVTFENSTTINSTHLIKNQTWRCEVTPKDGTAYGTALNSSNITIQNSAPVLASIGNKSVAENSTLIIQINGTDLDNEALTYGTNFSYGTLNISNGTFEWTPNFTQAGNYSAVFNVTDGVVNLSETITITVNNTNRAPSIDSFAPNTAAFSINENETASFNHTSSDPDGDNMTYLWRREGLIQVTSQNWNYTSNFSSAGSYNVTLVVSDGSLDRTNYWNLTVNNSDRAPILNVTIPNQTWYKNANKTINLSLYFADPDGEPMNFTNTTAPVNVTVSINGSIATLTPAENWTGNTSIAFNASNNLSALSNTIILNITTDLDGDGIVSTSFSGTDCDDSNSAVYPGASCTISCYSGSTYSSSCACSGGSYTCGGSSGGSSSSGGGGGGGGGGSASAAASSSQTFIFSLTAGEIKTMSLPKEKIAFASVQLAVSANVENANIKFENLKEVPPIGIDVPLGTTYQYVQVTKSNIQDAAISSAKIQFVVEKSWLSEKGIKDSDVVLVRYTDKWNELTTKKASESDKYVYYDANSPGFSYFAITAKKSEKAEKITAAAVANITNVSIDNITITNMASEENITAKKAKEKTANRFLMPLLILFLAAVVVFDVVLVLWQKKKNL; this is encoded by the coding sequence ATGAAAAAAGACGTGAATCCAAATATCGCTGTATTTCTGATTTTAACAATCTTTACATTGGTTTTATCTGCGAGTATAGCGCACGCCCTGAAAATCGATGATGAAGTCGATGAGAAATTCAAAACAAACAGCGAAGTTGATGTAATAATAAAATTAAAAGATGACCTGAATTTGGATAATTTCAATATTAACGAGAAAAAAGAAAAAAGAAAAAACAATCAGGAAAGCGTTATTTCAGAATTCTCAGAGAATGAGCTGAAAGCGAATCATAGATATTCCATTGTAAACTCTTTTTCCGCAAAAATAAAGCGCTCTGCATTTAACAAGCTGAAAAACAACCCCGATGTTGAGGCAATCGAATACGACCATCCGATGCAGATTGCCCTTTCAGCAAGCGCTCCGCAGATAAATGCAACCAAGTTATGGGGGCTGACTTACAATGGGACAAATCTTACCGGATTAGGGCAGACAGTGTGCATTTTAGATACAGGCATCCAATACACCCATCCTGCTTTGGGAAACTGCACAAACACAACATTTCTTGGGGGAAACTGCACAAAGGTTCTTGGCGGATATGATTATGTCAACACAGACTGGGATCCTGATGATGACAATGGCCATGGAACTCATGTGGCAGGCATTGTAGCTTCGATGAATGATACATATAAGGGAGTTGCGAATAATGCAAGCATTATAGCAGTCAAAGTACTTAATTCAGCTGGAACTGGAACAACGGCCAACATCATAGCAGGCATTGACTGGTGCGTCAATAACGCATCAAGGTACAATATAACAGTAATCAGCATGAGCCTTGGCACTTCTGCTTTGTACACCAGCTACTGCGATGATTCTTATGCATCAATGGCATCTTCAATAAATTCTGCAATCGCAGCAAATATTTCTGTTTTCGCAGCAACAGGAAATAACGGCAATAAAACAGCAATTGTATCTCCGGCATGCATACAGAATACAACATCAGTAGGAGCCGTCAACAGCAATGATGCAATTTCTTACAACAGAAACAACATAACAGATGTGCTGGCTCCGGGCGTGAGCATAACTTCAACTTATACAACAAGCGGTTATGCAACTTTTAGCGGAACTTCAATGTCAACTCCGCATGCAGCAGGAGCAGCAGCATTGCTGAGGCAGTACAGGAAACTTGAAACAGGAGCATCGCTGACATCCCTGCAAGTTGAAAACGCATTAAAGATAGGCAAAAATATAACAGACAGCTCTGGCTCAAACCTTAATTTTACAAGAATTGACTTATGGCCTGCATTGGCATCTATTGATACAAATGCTCCGATAATAACCTTTGTCGGGCCCACTCCGCCGAACAGCACAATAACAAAGAACAGCACAGTTTACATAAATGTAACAACAAATGAGATCCTGACTTCTGCATTGCTGGAATGGAACAACACAAATACAACAATGAACGGCACTGGAACAAATTTCTTTTTTAACAAGACAATAACAAATGGAACATTCTCTTACAGGGTTATTGGCATAGACTCGTTCAGCAATACAGGCTATTCCCAGACAAGGAGTATACAAAGAAACAGTTCAGCAGCGCCGTCAATAGATTCTTTCTCGCCAATATCAAACTATTCAATGCTGGAGAATTCTACATTGCAGTTCAACATATCTGTTTCTGATGCCGATAATGATACATTGACATTCTCATGGAAGTTTGACGCAGCTGAAAATGCAACAACCCAGAACTTTACATTTTACGCCAATTTCACTTCAGCAGGCAATCATAATCTTACAGCTTATGTTTCAGATGGCGACGTGACAGTATACCTGTATTGGAATCTCACAATAAACAATACAAACAGGGTTCCTTCTATTTCAAATCTGAACATTACTCCTCAAAATGCAACAAAAGCCAACAATATAACATGCGGCTATAATTATTCAGACCCAGACAGCGATGCAGAAAGCGGCACAAAGATAAGATGGTTTTTAAATAATTCAGTAAATGTAACATTTGAAAATTCAACAACAATAAATTCCACTCATCTCATAAAAAACCAGACATGGCGCTGCGAAGTAACTCCCAAAGATGGAACAGCTTATGGAACAGCATTAAACTCCTCAAACATCACGATACAAAATTCAGCACCTGTTCTGGCATCAATCGGCAATAAATCAGTAGCAGAGAATTCAACATTAATCATACAAATAAATGGGACTGATCTTGATAATGAGGCATTAACTTATGGCACAAATTTCAGTTACGGTACTCTTAACATATCAAATGGCACATTTGAGTGGACTCCTAACTTTACTCAAGCTGGAAATTATTCTGCTGTCTTTAATGTTACAGATGGGGTTGTGAATTTATCGGAAACAATAACAATAACTGTCAATAACACAAACAGGGCGCCGTCAATAGACTCTTTCGCGCCGAATACAGCTGCATTCTCTATAAACGAGAATGAGACAGCGTCATTCAACCACACATCTTCTGATCCAGACGGCGATAATATGACATACTTATGGAGGCGGGAGGGCCTTATTCAAGTCACATCGCAGAACTGGAATTACACATCAAATTTCAGCTCAGCAGGCAGCTACAATGTGACGCTTGTTGTTTCAGACGGATCTCTTGACAGGACAAATTACTGGAATCTTACTGTGAATAATTCTGACAGAGCACCCATATTGAATGTTACAATCCCAAATCAGACATGGTATAAAAACGCAAACAAGACAATCAATCTCAGCCTTTATTTTGCTGATCCTGACGGCGAGCCAATGAATTTCACAAATACAACTGCTCCGGTAAATGTGACAGTTTCAATAAACGGCTCAATTGCTACATTAACACCTGCTGAAAACTGGACTGGAAATACATCAATTGCATTTAATGCTTCAAATAATCTCTCTGCATTAAGCAATACAATAATACTCAATATAACAACTGACTTAGACGGAGATGGCATTGTCTCAACCTCTTTCAGCGGAACAGACTGCGATGACAGCAATTCAGCAGTCTATCCCGGCGCTTCCTGTACAATAAGCTGCTATTCCGGCTCAACTTATAGCTCAAGCTGCGCATGCTCAGGAGGAAGCTACACTTGCGGCGGCAGCAGCGGCGGAAGCAGCAGTAGCGGAGGAGGCGGAGGTGGTGGCGGAGGCGGCAGTGCAAGCGCAGCAGCATCAAGCTCCCAAACATTCATATTCTCTTTAACAGCAGGGGAAATAAAGACCATGTCGCTTCCAAAAGAAAAAATAGCATTCGCAAGCGTTCAGCTTGCAGTTTCAGCAAATGTTGAAAATGCAAACATAAAGTTTGAAAATCTAAAGGAAGTTCCGCCAATAGGAATAGATGTTCCGTTAGGAACAACATACCAATATGTGCAGGTTACAAAATCAAACATCCAGGATGCAGCAATAAGCTCTGCAAAGATACAGTTTGTAGTTGAAAAATCATGGCTGAGTGAAAAGGGAATAAAAGATTCTGATGTTGTTTTGGTGAGATACACAGATAAATGGAACGAATTAACAACAAAAAAGGCAAGTGAAAGCGACAAATATGTGTACTATGACGCAAATTCGCCTGGCTTCAGCTATTTTGCGATAACAGCCAAGAAGAGTGAGAAGGCGGAGAAAATAACAGCCGCAGCAGTTGCGAATATTACGAATGTTTCTATTGATAACATAACGATCACGAATATGGCTTCTGAAGAAAACATCACAGCTAAAAAAGCAAAAGAAAAAACAGCAAATAGATTTTTAATGCCTCTGCTTATTTTATTTCTTGCTGCTGTTGTTGTTTTTGATGTTGTTCTGGTTCTATGGCAGAAAAAGAAAAATCTTTAG
- the sppA gene encoding signal peptide peptidase SppA, which translates to MNKWVVVIIVLAVLGFFSMIFAGIAALLASAPVESGNAAVIPIKGIIMADESYSSFGNIVASSTKVIENIDKADNNPNVKAIIFDINSPGGSAVASDEIAARISKLNKTTVAVIREEGASGAYWIASATDYIIANRMSITGSVGVIGSYLDISGFLDRYNITYQRLVAGSEKDIGSPLKNLTAEERGIMQEKLDKIHQIFIDEVAQNRLLTDEEIDEISTGVFFLGIEALDLGLVDELGDIDSAKQYLANTLNITISAFGYTEKKSFIDLLAEAFSQQSFFVGKGIGSAVFDRTGIINKIDIQT; encoded by the coding sequence ATGAACAAATGGGTTGTTGTCATAATTGTTCTTGCTGTTCTGGGTTTTTTCAGCATGATCTTTGCAGGCATTGCAGCACTGCTTGCTTCAGCGCCAGTTGAATCCGGAAATGCTGCAGTCATTCCAATAAAAGGCATTATAATGGCTGATGAATCATACAGCTCATTCGGCAATATAGTTGCATCCTCGACAAAGGTCATTGAAAACATAGACAAGGCAGATAACAATCCCAATGTGAAAGCCATAATCTTTGATATAAATTCTCCTGGCGGCTCAGCAGTTGCATCGGATGAGATTGCAGCAAGAATAAGCAAGCTCAACAAAACAACTGTTGCTGTAATCAGGGAGGAAGGCGCATCAGGAGCTTACTGGATAGCATCTGCGACAGACTATATAATCGCAAACAGGATGTCGATCACAGGCTCTGTTGGAGTTATTGGATCCTATCTTGACATCTCTGGATTTTTGGACAGGTACAACATAACTTACCAAAGACTGGTTGCAGGCAGTGAAAAAGACATTGGAAGCCCGCTGAAAAACTTAACAGCTGAAGAAAGAGGAATAATGCAGGAAAAGCTGGATAAGATACACCAGATCTTTATTGACGAAGTTGCCCAAAACAGGCTGCTGACAGATGAAGAAATTGATGAAATATCAACAGGTGTTTTCTTTTTGGGAATAGAGGCCTTGGATCTTGGCTTGGTTGATGAGCTTGGCGATATAGACTCTGCAAAGCAATACCTTGCAAATACGCTGAATATAACAATCTCTGCATTCGGCTATACTGAAAAGAAGAGCTTTATTGACCTGCTCGCAGAAGCATTTTCGCAGCAGTCTTTTTTCGTCGGAAAAGGGATAGGATCTGCGGTCTTTGATAGAACAGGAATAATAAACAAAATTGACATTCAAACATAA
- a CDS encoding RDD family protein translates to MKLPKKKLIAVNAPLLRRILAFLADLLIINFIILKPFRNVLLKLMPGGSFNEAYSYLLSNQNSNAALFFITLMISLLAMLYFVILQYKLGQTAGMMLLNLHIEPKEIKLWQALVRNLFIIPIFPFFLLWVLDPVHILFNREGQRFTEKLSSTKVVQAYEVVK, encoded by the coding sequence ATGAAACTCCCAAAAAAGAAATTGATTGCTGTAAATGCTCCTCTGTTAAGAAGGATCCTTGCATTTCTTGCAGACCTGCTAATTATAAATTTCATAATATTGAAGCCATTCCGGAATGTATTATTGAAATTAATGCCGGGCGGGTCTTTTAATGAAGCATATTCCTATCTGCTGTCAAATCAAAATTCAAACGCAGCATTATTTTTCATTACACTGATGATATCGCTTCTTGCAATGCTTTACTTTGTTATTTTGCAGTATAAATTAGGCCAGACAGCCGGCATGATGCTTCTTAACTTACACATTGAACCTAAGGAAATCAAGCTCTGGCAGGCTCTAGTTAGAAACCTTTTTATAATCCCGATATTTCCGTTCTTCTTATTATGGGTGCTGGATCCTGTTCATATATTATTCAACAGGGAAGGCCAAAGATTTACAGAAAAGCTGTCGAGTACAAAAGTGGTCCAAGCTTATGAGGTGGTAAAATGA